A genomic region of Chlorobaculum parvum NCIB 8327 contains the following coding sequences:
- the bchH gene encoding magnesium chelatase subunit H — MAQRRKITAIVGLEQYNAGLWRKIKSMLDKDAELVQLSDVDLEKQNPEAATAIREADCVFMSMINFKEQIDWFKEQLDQAINEKTIFIFESMPEAMALTKVGSYQVTEGKSGMPDMVKKIAKMLVKGRDEDALYGYMKLMKIMRTILPLVPNKAKDFKNWLMVYSYWLQPTPENIVNMFRLILREYFDSNVKVEPIVDVPNMGLYHPDAKEYFKDVKSFKSWSKKRGVNFDKSQKMALLFFRKHLLQEKTYIDNTIRTLEKHGVNVFPAFVMGVEGHVLVRDWLMKEKIDLLVNMMGFGLVGGPAGSTKPGTAADARHEILTGLDVPYMVAQPLLVQDFESWHELGVSPMQVTFTYSIPEMDGATAPVILGALQDGKVETVQERLDRLAILSKKWMRLRATSNRDKRVALVVYDYPPGLGKKATAALLDVPTTLLRILERLKKEGYNVGTLPESPTKLFEMLDRATDYQIMQNKPEAIKVSREKYNELATYHERERIEERWQAFPGEIAPVGSEEVFLGGLRLGNIYIGVQPRLGVQGDPMRLIFDKANTPHHQYISFYRWISREFDAHALVHVGMHGSVEWMPGLQTGLTGECWPDALLGEVPHFYIYPVNNPSESTIAKRRGLATMVSHVVPPLARAGLYKELPALKDLLADYRERNQAQGEDVEQVQEAIMTKAELLNLTDDCPRRPDEPFSDFVSRLYIYIVELENRLISNSLHVFGEAGPLESQIITITETIKNRGENGRSLPYIFIDTSGRNGHYGSYEEISSLSRKGDEAAIQLREWAENACREFVKQTMFDRKNPMQVFESVTGGGRMPEEDKPFIQRIIQEGAMMIQALSDNSSEMNSLVKVLDGGYIPSGPGGDLVRDGMNVLPSGRNIHSIDPWRIPSETAFKRGTLIADGLISKHVAENDGQYPETIAEVIWGLDTIKTKGEAVAVVIRLMGAEPAYDAFGKISHYNLTPLDKLGRPRVDVLMQLSPIFRDAFGILMDQLDRLVKDAAKADEPHEMNFIKKHVDEALAEGMDFEAATSRQFTQAPGAYGTYVDDMIEDSAWENEGDLDDLFIRRNSSAYGGGRKGEKQSEILQKLLGSVDRVVHQVDSTEFGISDIDHYFSSSGSLQLAARRRNTKTSDIKLNYVESFTSDIKLDEADKSLRVEYRSKLLNPKWFEGMLKHGHSGAGEISNRVTYMLGWDAVTKSVDDWVYKKTAETYALDPEMRERLATLNPQAIKNIVGRMLEAHGRGMWKADQSMIEELQEIYADLEDRLEGMADDD; from the coding sequence ATGGCACAAAGACGTAAAATTACGGCTATTGTCGGGCTTGAGCAGTACAATGCCGGGCTCTGGAGGAAAATCAAGAGCATGCTCGACAAAGACGCCGAGCTGGTTCAGTTGAGCGATGTCGATCTCGAAAAGCAGAATCCCGAGGCGGCGACGGCCATCCGCGAGGCTGACTGCGTGTTCATGAGCATGATTAACTTCAAGGAGCAGATCGACTGGTTCAAGGAGCAGCTCGATCAGGCGATCAACGAGAAGACGATCTTCATCTTCGAGTCGATGCCGGAGGCGATGGCGCTCACCAAGGTCGGCAGCTATCAGGTGACCGAGGGCAAGTCGGGGATGCCGGACATGGTGAAGAAGATCGCCAAGATGCTGGTGAAGGGGCGTGACGAGGATGCTCTCTACGGCTATATGAAGTTGATGAAGATCATGCGCACGATCCTGCCGCTGGTGCCGAACAAGGCGAAGGACTTCAAGAACTGGCTGATGGTCTATTCCTACTGGCTCCAGCCGACGCCGGAGAATATCGTCAACATGTTCCGCCTGATTTTGCGTGAGTATTTTGACTCGAATGTCAAGGTGGAGCCGATTGTCGATGTTCCGAACATGGGGCTCTACCATCCCGACGCGAAGGAGTATTTCAAGGATGTGAAGAGCTTCAAGAGCTGGTCGAAGAAACGCGGTGTGAACTTCGACAAGTCGCAGAAGATGGCGTTGCTCTTCTTCCGCAAGCATTTGTTGCAGGAAAAAACCTATATCGACAACACCATCCGCACGCTTGAAAAGCATGGCGTGAATGTGTTCCCTGCTTTCGTGATGGGCGTTGAGGGCCACGTTCTCGTGCGCGACTGGCTGATGAAGGAGAAGATCGACCTGCTCGTGAACATGATGGGCTTCGGCCTCGTCGGTGGCCCGGCAGGTTCGACCAAACCCGGCACGGCGGCTGATGCGCGGCACGAGATTCTGACCGGCCTCGACGTGCCCTACATGGTCGCCCAGCCGCTGCTGGTGCAGGATTTCGAGTCGTGGCACGAGCTTGGCGTTTCGCCGATGCAGGTGACCTTCACCTACTCGATTCCTGAAATGGACGGCGCGACCGCTCCGGTGATTCTCGGCGCGTTGCAGGACGGCAAGGTCGAAACCGTGCAGGAGCGGCTCGACCGGCTGGCGATCCTTTCCAAAAAATGGATGCGCCTGCGGGCCACCTCGAACCGCGACAAGCGCGTGGCGCTGGTGGTTTACGACTATCCGCCCGGCCTCGGCAAAAAGGCGACGGCGGCCCTGCTCGACGTGCCGACCACGCTTCTGCGGATTCTGGAGCGCCTGAAGAAAGAGGGGTACAACGTCGGCACGCTGCCCGAGTCGCCGACGAAGCTTTTCGAAATGCTCGATCGCGCGACCGATTACCAGATCATGCAGAACAAGCCGGAGGCCATCAAGGTGAGCCGCGAGAAGTACAACGAGCTGGCCACGTACCACGAGCGTGAGCGCATCGAGGAGCGGTGGCAAGCCTTCCCCGGTGAGATCGCGCCGGTTGGCTCGGAGGAGGTGTTCCTCGGCGGTTTGCGGCTTGGCAACATCTACATCGGCGTCCAGCCGCGCCTTGGCGTGCAGGGCGACCCGATGCGCCTGATCTTCGACAAAGCCAACACGCCACACCACCAGTACATCTCGTTCTACCGCTGGATCAGCCGCGAGTTCGACGCGCACGCGCTGGTGCACGTGGGAATGCACGGCTCGGTCGAATGGATGCCGGGACTCCAGACCGGCCTGACCGGCGAGTGCTGGCCCGACGCGCTGCTTGGCGAAGTGCCGCACTTCTACATCTATCCGGTCAACAACCCGAGCGAATCGACCATCGCCAAGCGCCGCGGACTGGCCACGATGGTTTCTCACGTGGTGCCGCCGCTGGCTCGCGCGGGATTGTACAAAGAGCTTCCCGCGCTTAAGGATCTGCTCGCCGACTACCGCGAGCGCAATCAGGCTCAGGGCGAGGATGTCGAGCAGGTGCAGGAGGCGATCATGACCAAGGCCGAGCTGCTCAACCTGACCGACGACTGCCCGCGCCGCCCCGACGAGCCGTTCAGCGACTTCGTCAGCCGCCTCTACATCTACATCGTCGAGCTGGAAAACCGGCTCATCTCCAACTCGCTGCACGTCTTCGGCGAAGCGGGGCCGCTCGAATCGCAGATCATCACGATTACCGAAACCATCAAGAATCGCGGCGAAAACGGTCGCTCGTTGCCCTACATTTTCATCGATACATCGGGCAGGAACGGCCACTACGGCAGCTACGAAGAGATTTCGAGCCTCTCGCGCAAGGGCGACGAAGCGGCGATCCAGCTCCGCGAGTGGGCCGAGAACGCCTGCCGCGAGTTCGTCAAGCAGACGATGTTCGACCGCAAGAATCCGATGCAGGTCTTCGAGTCGGTCACCGGCGGCGGCAGGATGCCGGAGGAGGACAAGCCCTTCATCCAGCGCATCATTCAGGAGGGCGCGATGATGATTCAGGCGCTCAGCGACAACAGCAGCGAAATGAACTCGCTCGTCAAGGTGCTCGACGGCGGCTACATTCCCTCAGGCCCCGGCGGCGACCTGGTGCGCGACGGCATGAACGTCTTGCCGTCGGGACGCAATATCCACTCCATCGATCCGTGGCGCATCCCGTCCGAGACCGCTTTCAAGCGCGGCACACTCATCGCCGACGGCTTGATCTCGAAGCATGTCGCCGAGAACGACGGCCAGTATCCCGAAACCATCGCCGAGGTGATCTGGGGTCTCGACACCATCAAGACCAAGGGCGAAGCGGTGGCCGTGGTGATCCGGCTCATGGGCGCGGAACCGGCCTACGACGCCTTCGGCAAGATCAGCCACTACAACCTCACGCCGCTCGACAAGCTGGGCCGTCCGCGCGTCGATGTGCTGATGCAGCTCAGCCCGATCTTCCGCGACGCCTTCGGTATTCTGATGGATCAGCTCGACCGCCTCGTCAAGGACGCGGCGAAGGCCGACGAGCCGCATGAGATGAACTTCATCAAAAAGCATGTGGACGAAGCGCTGGCCGAAGGGATGGATTTCGAAGCGGCCACCTCGCGCCAGTTCACGCAGGCGCCGGGTGCTTACGGAACCTACGTTGACGACATGATCGAAGACTCGGCGTGGGAGAACGAGGGCGATCTGGATGACCTCTTCATCCGTCGCAACAGCAGCGCGTACGGCGGCGGGCGCAAGGGCGAGAAGCAGTCGGAGATTCTGCAGAAGCTGCTCGGCTCGGTCGATCGCGTGGTGCACCAGGTGGACTCCACAGAGTTCGGTATTTCCGACATCGACCACTACTTCTCCTCATCCGGTTCGCTCCAGCTCGCCGCGCGGCGTCGCAACACGAAGACTTCGGACATCAAACTCAACTACGTCGAGTCCTTCACCTCGGACATCAAGCTCGACGAGGCCGACAAATCGCTGCGCGTGGAGTATCGCTCCAAGTTGCTCAATCCAAAGTGGTTCGAGGGGATGCTCAAGCACGGCCACAGCGGCGCGGGCGAAATCAGCAACCGCGTCACCTACATGCTCGGCTGGGACGCCGTCACCAAGAGCGTGGACGACTGGGTCTATAAAAAGACCGCCGAAACCTACGCGCTCGACCCCGAAATGCGCGAACGCCTCGCCACGCTCAACCCGCAGGCGATCAAGAACATCGTTGGCCGAATGCTTGAAGCGCACGGCCGTGGCATGTGGAAAGCCGATCAGAGTATGATCGAGGAGCTGCAGGAGATCTATGCCGACCTTGAGGACAGGCTGGAAGGTATGGCGGACGACGATTAG
- a CDS encoding DUF1615 family protein: MNRAFRFAALMFLLNLFLSGCSHDQEQGLSQRQIEKLVLAASPHVDSPDIWARAIRESLQELGQPVDKEHACAVISVIMQESSFKTVPKNSGMPNILRKKIENASSNLIVQQLIQLRLDQHAANGNTFRENIDSIKSERDFELWYNEFTSASITKPILIVFNKDISDLVTTLGSMQVSVKFAEHYPKKPKNVGSGSIREILYTCKGGVFYGSARLLDYKHNYDDWKYVFADYNAGRYSSRNAGFQKMLARVARKTVDLDGDLLSYENGKGVPSATYASFIELLKDKEIVFDEEQIRKDFSKEKSYDFEDTWSYKTLAEMYKKKYGRTIYAVLPEISLHSPKFVSKNLTTKWFANRVKGRFIHCMRTRI, encoded by the coding sequence ATGAACAGAGCATTCCGGTTCGCCGCCCTCATGTTCCTCTTAAACCTGTTCCTGAGCGGCTGCTCACATGACCAGGAACAGGGCCTGTCACAACGGCAAATCGAAAAGCTGGTGCTTGCCGCCAGCCCGCATGTCGATTCACCCGACATCTGGGCAAGAGCCATCAGGGAGAGCCTTCAGGAATTGGGCCAACCGGTTGACAAGGAACACGCCTGCGCTGTAATCTCGGTAATCATGCAGGAAAGCAGCTTCAAGACCGTTCCGAAAAATAGCGGCATGCCGAACATCCTCCGGAAAAAGATTGAAAACGCCAGTTCCAACCTCATTGTACAGCAACTGATTCAGCTGAGGCTGGACCAGCACGCAGCGAACGGCAACACCTTCCGCGAGAACATCGACTCGATCAAGAGCGAGCGCGATTTCGAGCTCTGGTACAACGAGTTCACCTCGGCCAGCATCACCAAGCCCATTCTCATCGTGTTCAACAAAGACATCAGCGACCTGGTCACAACCCTCGGTTCGATGCAGGTATCGGTGAAGTTCGCCGAGCACTACCCGAAAAAGCCGAAAAACGTCGGCAGCGGAAGCATCCGTGAAATCCTCTACACCTGCAAGGGCGGCGTCTTTTACGGATCCGCCCGGCTGCTCGACTATAAGCACAACTATGATGACTGGAAATATGTGTTCGCCGATTACAACGCCGGACGTTATTCAAGCCGCAATGCCGGGTTCCAGAAAATGCTGGCGCGTGTAGCACGGAAAACCGTCGATCTGGACGGCGACCTGCTCAGTTACGAAAACGGCAAAGGTGTTCCCTCGGCAACCTACGCCAGCTTCATCGAGTTGTTGAAAGACAAAGAGATCGTATTCGACGAGGAGCAAATCAGAAAGGATTTCTCAAAAGAAAAGAGCTACGACTTTGAGGATACCTGGTCGTACAAAACACTTGCGGAAATGTACAAGAAAAAGTACGGCCGCACTATCTACGCCGTGCTTCCTGAAATTTCCCTGCACAGCCCGAAATTTGTCAGCAAGAACCTCACGACGAAATGGTTCGCCAACCGCGTTAAAGGCCGCTTCATCCACTGTATGAGGACGCGGATTTGA
- the guaB gene encoding IMP dehydrogenase, producing MDKILYDALTFDDVLLVPAYSNVLPKETVVKSRVTRNIEVNLPLVSAAMDTVTEAELAIALARAGGIGIIHKNLSIDVQARHVAKVKRFESGIIRNPITLFEDATIQEAIDLMLRHSISGIPVVERPTPEGCLLLKGIVTNRDLRMTTSSNEKITTIMTTDLITAQEDIDLLAAEEILMQNKIEKLLVIDEEGYLKGLITFKDIQKRKQCPDACKDMHGRLRVGAAVGIRSNTITRVDALVEAGVDVVAVDTAHGHSQAVLDMVATIKEKYPELEVIAGNVATPEAVRDLVKAGADAVKVGIGPGSICTTRVVAGVGMPQLTAIMNCAKEAAKTDTPIIADGGIKYSGDISKALAAGADTVMMGSIFAGTDESPGETILYEGRRFKAYRGMGSLGAMSEPEGSSDRYFQDASAETKKYVPEGIEGRIPAKGPLDEVVYQLIGGLKSSMGYCGVKNIEELKKNTRFVRITSAGLRESHPHDVMITREAPNYSTSH from the coding sequence ATGGACAAAATTCTGTACGATGCACTGACGTTCGATGATGTATTGCTCGTTCCCGCCTATTCCAACGTTCTGCCCAAGGAGACCGTCGTCAAATCTCGCGTGACCCGCAACATCGAGGTCAACCTCCCGCTGGTGAGTGCGGCTATGGATACAGTCACCGAAGCGGAACTGGCTATTGCTCTGGCACGAGCTGGCGGCATCGGCATCATCCACAAAAATCTGTCGATCGACGTACAGGCGCGGCACGTGGCAAAAGTCAAGCGCTTCGAGAGCGGTATCATCCGCAATCCCATCACCCTGTTCGAGGATGCGACCATTCAGGAAGCGATCGACCTGATGCTCCGCCACTCCATCTCGGGCATTCCGGTCGTCGAACGCCCGACCCCTGAAGGCTGCCTGCTGCTCAAAGGCATCGTCACCAACAGGGATCTGCGCATGACCACCTCGTCCAACGAGAAGATCACCACCATCATGACGACCGACCTCATCACGGCTCAGGAGGACATCGACCTGCTGGCCGCCGAGGAGATCCTCATGCAAAACAAAATTGAAAAGCTCCTCGTCATCGACGAGGAAGGCTATCTCAAGGGCCTCATCACCTTCAAGGACATTCAGAAGCGCAAGCAATGCCCGGATGCCTGCAAAGACATGCATGGAAGGCTTCGTGTCGGCGCGGCAGTCGGCATCCGCTCCAACACTATCACGAGGGTCGATGCCCTGGTCGAGGCTGGCGTCGATGTGGTGGCGGTCGATACGGCGCACGGCCACAGTCAGGCGGTGCTCGACATGGTCGCAACCATCAAGGAGAAATATCCCGAACTCGAAGTCATCGCCGGTAACGTAGCCACGCCGGAAGCCGTCAGGGATCTGGTCAAAGCCGGTGCCGACGCCGTCAAGGTCGGAATCGGGCCCGGCAGCATCTGCACCACCCGCGTCGTGGCGGGCGTCGGCATGCCGCAGCTCACCGCTATCATGAACTGCGCCAAAGAGGCCGCCAAAACCGATACGCCGATCATCGCTGATGGCGGCATCAAATACAGCGGCGACATCTCCAAGGCGCTCGCCGCCGGAGCCGACACGGTCATGATGGGCAGCATCTTCGCCGGTACGGACGAAAGCCCCGGTGAGACAATTCTTTACGAAGGCCGCCGCTTCAAGGCGTACCGCGGCATGGGCTCACTCGGCGCGATGAGCGAACCGGAAGGCAGCAGCGACCGCTACTTCCAGGACGCTTCGGCGGAAACCAAGAAGTACGTGCCCGAAGGCATCGAAGGCCGAATCCCGGCCAAAGGCCCGCTCGACGAGGTGGTTTATCAGCTCATCGGCGGCCTGAAATCCTCGATGGGCTACTGCGGCGTCAAAAACATCGAAGAGCTGAAGAAAAACACCCGCTTCGTGCGCATTACCTCCGCAGGCCTCCGCGAAAGCCACCCGCACGATGTGATGATCACCCGGGAAGCTCCGAACTACTCGACTTCGCATTAA
- the hemB gene encoding porphobilinogen synthase: protein MSQLDLLNIVHRPRRLRRTAALRNLVQENTLTVNDLVFPLFVMPGTNAVEEVSSMPGSFRFTIDRAVEECKELYDLGIQGIDLFGIPEQKTEDGSEAYNDNGILQQAIRAIKKAVPELCIMTDVALDPFTPFGHDGLVKDGIILNDETVEVLQKMAVSHAEAGADFVSPSDMMDGRIGAIREALDETDHSDVGILSYAAKYASSFYGPFRDALHSAPQFGDKSTYQMNPANTEEAMKEVELDIVEGADIVMVKPGLAYLDIVWRTKERFDVPVAIYHVSGEYAMVKAAAAKGWIDEDRVMMESLLCMKRAGADIIFTYYAKEAAKKLR, encoded by the coding sequence ATGAGCCAGCTCGACCTCCTCAATATTGTGCATCGCCCGAGAAGACTTCGCAGAACCGCAGCGCTCCGCAACCTTGTGCAGGAAAACACGCTGACGGTCAACGATCTTGTGTTCCCCCTGTTCGTCATGCCCGGCACCAACGCCGTTGAAGAGGTTTCATCCATGCCCGGCAGCTTCCGCTTCACCATCGACCGCGCTGTCGAAGAGTGCAAGGAGCTTTACGATCTCGGCATCCAGGGCATCGATCTGTTCGGCATTCCGGAGCAGAAAACCGAAGACGGCAGCGAAGCCTACAACGACAACGGCATTCTTCAGCAGGCCATCCGCGCCATCAAGAAAGCCGTGCCGGAGCTGTGCATCATGACCGACGTTGCACTTGACCCGTTCACCCCATTCGGCCACGATGGCCTGGTCAAGGACGGCATCATCCTCAACGACGAAACCGTCGAAGTACTCCAGAAAATGGCCGTTTCTCACGCCGAAGCTGGCGCAGACTTCGTCTCCCCGAGCGACATGATGGACGGCCGCATCGGCGCCATCCGCGAAGCACTCGACGAAACCGACCACTCCGACGTGGGCATTCTCTCCTACGCTGCCAAGTACGCTTCGAGCTTCTACGGCCCGTTCCGTGACGCGCTGCACTCAGCACCGCAGTTCGGCGACAAAAGCACCTACCAGATGAACCCGGCCAACACCGAAGAGGCGATGAAAGAGGTCGAACTCGACATCGTCGAAGGCGCTGACATCGTCATGGTCAAACCTGGCCTGGCCTACCTCGACATCGTCTGGCGCACCAAGGAGCGCTTCGACGTGCCGGTCGCCATCTACCACGTTTCCGGCGAATACGCCATGGTGAAAGCTGCCGCCGCCAAGGGCTGGATCGACGAAGATCGCGTCATGATGGAGTCGCTGCTCTGCATGAAGCGCGCAGGTGCTGACATCATCTTCACCTACTACGCCAAAGAAGCCGCCAAAAAGCTGCGCTGA
- a CDS encoding uroporphyrinogen-III synthase, with amino-acid sequence MKTVLVTRPKHQAAPFVRELEQYGLSTVVFPTIEIRPVAGWNVPDLTKFAGIFFTSPNSVQFFLKHLLQTAPDELKNLQQTRVWAVGKTTGQDLEKHGVSIEPLPKIADAVNLMADIDPAEIKGQTFLFVRGSLSLGTIPELIAEFGGTCVELTVYENLPPSLEDTQRVKDMLAEGKLDCLSFTSPSTAKNFFEAIGSKELSDSVQIAAIGTTTSGALEKMGIKVDIIPEYFDGPSFAKAIAEALK; translated from the coding sequence ATGAAAACAGTTCTCGTTACACGCCCAAAACATCAGGCAGCGCCTTTTGTCAGGGAGCTTGAGCAGTACGGCCTGAGCACGGTTGTCTTTCCGACAATCGAGATCAGGCCGGTTGCCGGCTGGAACGTACCCGACCTCACCAAATTCGCGGGCATTTTTTTCACCAGCCCCAACAGCGTCCAGTTTTTCCTCAAACATCTTTTGCAGACAGCTCCTGACGAGTTGAAAAACCTGCAACAGACGCGCGTGTGGGCTGTAGGCAAAACCACGGGCCAGGATCTCGAAAAACATGGCGTCAGCATTGAGCCACTGCCTAAAATCGCCGATGCGGTCAACCTTATGGCCGACATTGATCCGGCTGAAATCAAAGGCCAAACATTCCTCTTTGTTCGCGGCAGCCTGTCACTTGGCACCATTCCGGAACTGATCGCAGAGTTCGGTGGAACCTGCGTCGAGCTGACAGTTTATGAAAATCTGCCACCCTCCCTTGAAGACACACAGAGGGTCAAGGATATGCTTGCTGAAGGCAAGCTCGACTGCCTCTCCTTCACCAGTCCGTCGACGGCCAAAAACTTCTTCGAAGCAATAGGCTCGAAAGAGCTCTCTGACTCGGTTCAGATTGCAGCCATCGGCACCACAACTTCCGGTGCGCTTGAAAAAATGGGCATCAAGGTGGACATCATTCCCGAATACTTTGACGGCCCGAGCTTTGCCAAGGCAATAGCTGAAGCTCTGAAATGA
- the hemC gene encoding hydroxymethylbilane synthase: MKKEIIIGTRSSPLALWQAEFTKAELSKRFPDMNITLKLVKTTGDVLLDSPLSKIGDMGLFTKDIEKHLLAGEIDLAVHSLKDVPTGTPEGLVITSFTEREDTRDVIISKSGKGLMDLPQNAKMATSSLRRMSQLLSLRPDLEIMDIRGNLNTRFKKFDEGDFDAMMLAYAGVYRLEFSDRITEILPHETMLPAVGQGALGIETRTDDAETREIVRVLNDDNTEMCCRAERALLRHLQGGCQIPIGSFGSYIDGTLKLLAFVGSVDGKTGLRNEVTKAVKTPEEAEAVGIELAEILLSMGAEKILADIRKTC, from the coding sequence TTGAAAAAAGAGATTATCATCGGCACTCGTTCCAGCCCGCTGGCTCTGTGGCAGGCTGAGTTCACCAAAGCAGAACTTTCCAAGCGCTTTCCCGACATGAACATCACGCTCAAGCTGGTCAAAACGACCGGTGACGTGCTGCTCGACTCTCCGCTCTCCAAAATCGGAGATATGGGTCTGTTCACCAAGGATATCGAGAAACACCTGCTTGCCGGTGAGATCGATCTGGCCGTGCACAGCCTGAAGGACGTTCCGACCGGTACGCCGGAAGGCCTGGTTATCACCTCGTTCACCGAGCGTGAAGACACCCGCGACGTCATCATTTCCAAGTCCGGCAAGGGGTTGATGGACCTTCCGCAGAACGCCAAAATGGCTACCAGCTCCCTGCGCAGAATGTCTCAGCTCCTGAGCCTGAGGCCTGACCTGGAGATTATGGACATCCGCGGCAACCTCAACACCCGCTTCAAGAAGTTCGACGAAGGTGATTTCGATGCAATGATGCTTGCTTATGCCGGCGTCTATCGTCTTGAATTCAGCGACCGCATCACCGAAATCCTGCCACACGAAACCATGCTTCCGGCAGTTGGACAGGGCGCACTCGGTATCGAGACCCGCACGGATGATGCCGAGACCAGAGAAATTGTCCGCGTGCTCAACGATGACAACACTGAAATGTGCTGCCGCGCCGAACGTGCGCTGCTCAGGCATTTGCAGGGTGGTTGCCAGATCCCGATCGGATCGTTCGGCTCGTACATCGACGGCACTCTGAAGTTGCTTGCATTTGTTGGTTCGGTGGATGGCAAAACCGGTCTTCGCAACGAAGTGACCAAAGCGGTCAAGACCCCGGAAGAAGCAGAAGCCGTTGGCATCGAGCTGGCAGAGATCCTGCTGTCAATGGGCGCAGAAAAAATCCTTGCCGACATCCGCAAAACCTGCTGA
- the hemA gene encoding glutamyl-tRNA reductase, giving the protein MNIISVGVNHKTAPIEIRERIALSEVQNKEFVTDLVSSGLASEAMVVSTCNRTELYVVPGMPEVNCDYLKDYIISYKDARNAVRPEHFFNRFYCGTARHLFEVSSAIDSLVLGEGQILGQVKDAYRIAAEVGTAGILLTRLCHTAFSVAKKVKTRTKLMEGAVSVSYAAVELAQKIFSNLSMKKVLLIGAGETGELAAKHMYAKNARNIVITNRTQSKAEALAEELGTNRVLPYESYKEHLHEFDIIITAVSTKEYILNAAEMQQSMAKRRLKPVIILDLGLPRNVDPEVGALQNMFLKDIDALKHIIDKNLERRRAELPKVKSIIDEELIGFGQWINTLKVRPTIVDLQSKFIEIKEKELERYRHKVSEEELKRMEHLTDRILKKILHHPIKMLKAPVDTADNIPSKVNLVRNIFDLEEPNQSLQ; this is encoded by the coding sequence ATGAACATCATTTCAGTTGGTGTCAACCACAAGACAGCACCTATTGAAATCCGTGAAAGGATCGCTCTTTCGGAGGTTCAGAACAAGGAGTTCGTCACCGACCTGGTATCGAGCGGACTGGCAAGTGAAGCCATGGTTGTATCGACCTGCAACCGTACGGAACTCTATGTGGTTCCGGGAATGCCCGAGGTGAACTGCGATTATCTCAAAGATTACATCATCTCATACAAGGACGCCCGTAACGCCGTCCGTCCCGAACACTTCTTCAACCGCTTCTACTGCGGCACCGCCCGTCACCTCTTCGAGGTTTCCAGCGCCATCGACTCTCTGGTGCTCGGCGAGGGCCAGATTCTCGGTCAGGTCAAGGACGCCTACCGCATCGCCGCGGAGGTGGGAACTGCCGGCATTCTGCTCACAAGACTTTGCCACACCGCTTTCAGCGTCGCAAAAAAAGTCAAGACTCGCACCAAACTCATGGAGGGCGCCGTTTCGGTCAGCTATGCAGCTGTCGAACTTGCCCAGAAGATATTCTCGAACCTCTCGATGAAGAAAGTGCTGCTGATCGGCGCCGGTGAAACCGGAGAGCTGGCAGCAAAGCACATGTACGCCAAGAACGCCCGGAACATCGTCATCACCAACAGGACGCAATCCAAGGCCGAGGCGCTTGCCGAAGAGCTGGGCACCAACCGCGTACTTCCTTACGAAAGCTACAAGGAACATCTGCACGAATTCGACATCATCATCACGGCAGTCAGCACCAAGGAGTATATCCTCAATGCCGCCGAGATGCAGCAGAGCATGGCGAAACGCCGCCTGAAACCGGTCATCATTCTCGATCTCGGTCTGCCGAGAAACGTCGATCCCGAAGTAGGCGCACTGCAGAATATGTTCCTCAAGGATATCGACGCGCTCAAGCATATCATCGACAAAAACCTCGAACGCCGCCGCGCCGAACTTCCGAAGGTCAAGAGCATTATCGACGAAGAGCTGATCGGCTTCGGCCAGTGGATCAACACCCTCAAGGTACGTCCGACCATCGTTGACCTGCAATCCAAGTTCATCGAAATCAAGGAGAAAGAACTCGAGCGCTACCGCCACAAGGTGAGCGAAGAGGAGTTGAAGCGCATGGAACACCTGACCGACAGGATCCTGAAAAAAATCCTGCATCATCCTATCAAGATGCTCAAGGCTCCGGTCGATACCGCCGACAACATCCCCAGCAAAGTCAACCTCGTCAGGAACATCTTCGATCTTGAAGAACCAAACCAGTCACTCCAATAA